The Rhea pennata isolate bPtePen1 chromosome 7, bPtePen1.pri, whole genome shotgun sequence genome contains a region encoding:
- the ATOH7 gene encoding transcription factor ATOH7: MKTCKSSHLDSGLESNVQCRSGPGCVVKCGSERMENAAKRRLAANARERRRMQGLNTAFDRLRKVVPQWGQDKKLSKYETLQMALSYIMALTRILAEAERYSTEREWINLHCEHFHPESYHQYMGQKMATEGDSYAQRLFSYHPEHFQIAN, from the coding sequence ATGAAAACCTGCAAGTCCAGTCATTTGGATTCAGGTTTAGAATCGAATGTTCAGTGCAGAAGTGGACCAGGCTGTGTTGTGAAATGCGGCTCAGAAAGGATGGAGAACGCTGCAAAGAGAAGACTGGCTGCCAATGCCAGGGAGAGGAGGCGGATGCAAGGACTGAACACAGCCTTTGATCGTTTGAGAAAGGTAGTTCCACAGTGGGGTCAAGATAAAAAACTCTCCAAGTATGAGACCCTTCAGATGGCTTTAAGTTATATCATGGCTCTCACTAGAATACTTGCTGAAGCAGAAAGATACAGTACAGAAAGAGAATGGATTAATCTTCACTGTGAGCACTTTCATCCAGAGAGCTACCACCAGTATATGGGACAAAAAATGGCAACGGAAGGTGATTCTTATGCGCAGAGACTATTCAGCTATCATCCTGAACACTTTCAGATAGCtaattag